The Gammaproteobacteria bacterium genome contains a region encoding:
- a CDS encoding TraI domain-containing protein: MTASPLSPTAFAVLDPETLLASHTHRLIQIRQQVGVPAAHWTMLYERLLLDFAAFVQMLPASEAHHHCEAGGLLQHCLDTTLRALTIRRGVLLPAAAGTEQLAEKQDVWTYATATAALLHDLGKPVVDQTVTLFAADGRPLGRWNPLAGPMPAQATYAVEFVRGRRYRLHPRLPPLLVQFIVPPVGLEWISSDLDVFEAWLATISGGDSELAGELGRIVRQADSASVAEDLALGIAKAPTPRRGPRPLGERLGIALRHLIDTQSLPLNRPGAAGWVFDEDLWLVSKRVLDALREELARESGGAGLPRNERLMDELQQSGIVVPNGDRAIWTATIELGEWRQRLTMLRVPLARLWTDPASRPPAVDGRAIPETDTAAEGHPDVLAAMPVQVASATDKRSPAFTETTEVELGDQATASVHADPDHEVASAPAPLEDDFLHWVSDGVRSGSLKVNTVDARVHVTQEGLLLVSPGIFRDYAGVDGWAAAQKKLQKLKLHLKTPEGTNIWTYRVSGERRSSAQLKGLLFPNATVLFGLTLPEPNPHLALAKPLNYTEAAPDGP; the protein is encoded by the coding sequence TTGACGGCTTCGCCACTGTCGCCGACCGCATTCGCGGTGCTCGATCCTGAGACGTTGCTGGCATCGCACACCCATCGTCTCATCCAGATTCGCCAGCAGGTCGGCGTACCGGCCGCCCACTGGACGATGCTCTATGAGCGGCTGCTGCTCGATTTCGCCGCGTTCGTGCAGATGCTGCCGGCTTCTGAAGCCCATCATCATTGCGAAGCCGGTGGCCTGCTCCAGCACTGCCTCGATACGACGCTGCGCGCGCTGACGATCCGGCGCGGCGTGCTGCTGCCCGCAGCTGCCGGAACAGAGCAACTCGCCGAGAAGCAGGACGTGTGGACTTATGCCACAGCGACCGCAGCGCTGCTGCACGACCTGGGGAAACCGGTCGTCGATCAGACTGTCACCCTGTTCGCAGCGGATGGACGGCCTCTCGGGCGCTGGAATCCGCTGGCCGGACCGATGCCGGCGCAGGCGACCTATGCGGTCGAGTTTGTTCGCGGACGACGCTATCGCCTGCACCCGCGCCTGCCGCCGCTGCTGGTGCAGTTCATCGTGCCGCCCGTCGGGCTCGAATGGATCAGCAGCGACCTGGACGTGTTCGAGGCCTGGTTGGCGACCATCTCCGGGGGCGACTCCGAGCTCGCCGGCGAACTGGGCCGGATCGTGCGGCAGGCGGACAGCGCGAGCGTTGCCGAGGACCTCGCGTTGGGTATCGCCAAAGCGCCGACGCCCCGGCGGGGACCGCGGCCGCTGGGCGAGCGCCTGGGGATTGCGCTGCGTCATCTGATCGATACGCAGTCGCTCCCCCTCAATCGTCCCGGCGCGGCGGGCTGGGTGTTCGACGAGGATCTCTGGCTGGTCAGCAAGCGCGTACTCGATGCCTTGCGGGAGGAATTGGCGCGCGAGTCCGGCGGCGCCGGTCTGCCCCGCAACGAACGGCTGATGGATGAGCTTCAGCAGTCCGGCATCGTGGTGCCGAACGGCGATCGGGCGATCTGGACTGCGACGATCGAACTCGGCGAGTGGCGGCAACGCCTGACGATGCTGCGCGTTCCATTGGCGCGGCTGTGGACCGATCCGGCGTCGCGTCCGCCGGCCGTCGACGGACGGGCAATCCCGGAGACGGATACCGCCGCAGAAGGGCACCCCGATGTGCTGGCAGCCATGCCCGTGCAAGTGGCGTCGGCTACGGACAAGCGGTCACCGGCTTTCACTGAAACCACCGAGGTCGAACTCGGCGACCAAGCGACCGCATCCGTGCACGCCGATCCGGACCATGAGGTTGCAAGCGCCCCCGCTCCGCTGGAAGACGATTTCCTCCACTGGGTCAGTGACGGTGTACGCAGCGGCAGCCTGAAGGTCAATACTGTCGATGCGCGCGTGCACGTCACACAGGAAGGGCTGCTGCTGGTCAGCCCTGGAATCTTCCGCGACTACGCCGGTGTCGATGGCTGGGCGGCAGCGCAGAAGAAGCTGCAGAAGCTGAAGCTGCATCTGAAGACGCCGGAGGGCACCAATATCTGGACCTACCGGGTGTCCGGCGAACGCAGGTCGAGCGCACAGCTCAAGGGCCTGCTGTTCCCGAACGCCACCGTCCTCTTTGGCCTGACGCTGCCGGAACCGAATCCGCATCTGGCACTGGCGAAACCGCTCAACTACACGGAAGCGGCGCCGGACGGACCGTGA